In Octopus bimaculoides isolate UCB-OBI-ISO-001 chromosome 21, ASM119413v2, whole genome shotgun sequence, a single window of DNA contains:
- the LOC106875615 gene encoding uncharacterized protein LOC106875615, with amino-acid sequence MTICNRSRQDVKDKPDIMKRIEQCEGSSKWTVVLSICVFLICCFVPSKSFQAVNISNISEPPVNPFKKLVQNIKTLKNMFKTQSDRTWNILKSSTHHIITSEEPDRPAVIMMVLPNSKSEPMALCLAQHFSHDITKILNCHTATAASYPAINGAEYVNYEIGDQKIKLDNSIQNLIKYHRSIIINHLEKFHSETVMYFHGLCDTTEAMYKQIAVIFLLETPYEIKNEVELSLYLENLWSDIDHIRIKPLLSRLANNVIFLNEDESFKHC; translated from the coding sequence ATGACCATATGTAACCGTTCCAGGCAGGACGTGAAAGACAAGCCTGACATCATGAAGCGTATTGAGCAATGTGAAGGTAGCTCAAAGTGGACAGTTGTTTTGTCAATCTGTGTATTTTTGATATGTTGTTTTGTGCCATCAAAAAGTTTTCAAGCAGTCAACATATCTAACATATCCGAACCACCTGTGAATCCTTTCAAGAAACTTGTACAGAATATTAAAACcctgaaaaacatgtttaaaaccCAATCAGATCGTACATGGAATATCCTGAAATCCAGCACTCATCATATTATTACATCTGAAGAACCTGACAGACCAGCTGTGATTATGATGGTTTTACCAAATAGCAAATCTGAACCAATGGCACTTTGTCTAGCCCAACACTTCTCACATGACATCACTAAGATTCTTAATTGCCATACTGCAACGGCAGCTTCATATCCTGCTATCAATGGTGCTGAGTATGTAAACTATGAAATTGGTGATCAGAAAATAAAACTAGATAATTCCATTCAAAACTTGATTAAATATCACAGATCAATAATAATTAATCACTTAGAGAAATTTCACAGCGAAACTGTAATGTATTTTCATGGTCTCTGTGACACAACTGAAGCTATGTACAAACAAATTGCTGTAATATTTTTACTGGAGACTccttatgaaataaaaaatgaagtagAGCTGtcattatatttagaaaatttgtGGAGTGACATAGACCATATTAGAATTAAACCTCTTCTTTCAAGGCTTGccaacaatgtaatatttttgaatgaagacGAAAGCTTTAAACACTGTTAG
- the LOC106875614 gene encoding zinc finger protein 836 — MSFPDDVKIEEGKTLYHCDILKKSFSQTINNRIRTGEKPYHCDICGKIFSRNDLITRHIRIHTGEKPYCCDICGKSFSQNSELISHKRVHTGEKPFCCDICGKSFSRNDLLTKHKRIHTGEKPYRCDLCGKSFSQNDHLTTHIRIHTGEKPYSCDICGKSFSQKDSLTVHRRVHTGEKPYHCDICGKSFSQNDHLNKHKRNHIEEKPYCCDICGKSFSQGHNLTIHKRIHTGEKPYSCDICGKSFSQNSVLTSHKRVHTGEKPYHCDSCGKSFSRNDLLTKHKRTHTGEKPYCCGICGKSFSQNDHLAKHKRIHTGEKPYHCDICGKSFSQAHSLTIHKRIHTGEKPYCCDICGKSFSQSDNLTKHRWNHIGEKPYHCDICGKTFSYGHTLTRHKRIHTGEKPYCCDVCGKSFCQTSQLTIHKHIHTGEKPYHCVICGEAFSHPYTLTTHIRIHTGEKPYHCDICSKSFSQKDTLTAHKRIHTGEKPYHCDVCDKSFSQNNHLIRHKRIHTGEKPYCCGICGKSFSQNGELIRHKQIHTSEKPYHCDICGKSFSRNDLLTKHKNIHTGEKPYLCDVCGKSFSQISHLTRHKYIHTGEKPYHCDICGISFSQKSNLVAHICTRTQE, encoded by the coding sequence ATGAGTTTTCCTGATGATGTAAAGATTGAGGAAGGAAAAACATTATACCACTGTGATATCCTTAAAAAGTCATTCTCACAAACCATTAACAATCGTATTcgtacaggagaaaaaccatatcattgtgatatctgtggtaaaatatTTTCTCGAAATGATCTCATAACTagacatatacgtattcatacaggagagaaaccatattgctgtgatatctgtggtaaatcattctctcaaaatagtgaGTTAATTTCTCATAAACgtgttcacacaggagaaaaaccattttgctgtgatatctgtggtaaatcattctctcgaaatgatctattaactaaacacaaacgaattcatacaggagaaaagccatatcgctgtgatttatgtggtaaatcattctctcaaaatgatcacttaactactcacatacgcattcatactggagagaagccatacagctgtgatatatgtggtaaatcattttctcagaaGGATAGCTTAACTGTACATAGACgcgttcatacaggagaaaaaccatatcactgtgatatatgtggtaaatccttctctcaaaATGATCATTTGAATAAACACAAAAGGAACCATATAGAAGAGAAGCCATattgttgtgatatctgtggtaaatcattttctcaaggACATAACTTAACAATACACAAAcggattcatacaggagagaaaccctacagctgtgatatttgtggtaaatcattctctcaaaatagtgtATTAACTTCTCATAAACGTGTCcacacaggggagaagccatatcactgtgattcttgtggtaaatcattctctcgaaatgatctcttaacaaaacacaaacgcacccatacaggtgagaagccatattgctgtggtatttgtggtaaatcattctctcaaaatgatcACCTAGCTAAGcacaaacgtatccatacaggagagaagccatatcactgtgatatctgtggcaaatcattttctCAAGCACATAGCTTAACtatacataaacgcattcatacaggagagaaaccctattgctgtgatatttgtggtaaatcattctctcaaagtgatAATCTAACTAAACACAGATGGAATCACATTggcgagaaaccatatcactgtgatatctgcggtaaaacATTCTCATATGGACATACACTAACtagacacaaacgcattcatacaggagagaaaccgtattgttgtgatgtctgtggtaaatctttttgtCAAACAAGTCAGctaactatacacaaacacattcatacaggagagaagccatatcactgcgtTATCTGTGGTGAAGCTTTCTCCCATCCATATACTTTAACTActcacatacgcattcacacaggggagaaaccatatcactgtgatatctgtagtaaatcattctctcaaaaagatACTCTAACtgcacacaaacgcattcatacaggagagaagccgtaTCATTGCGACGTCTgcgataaatcattctctcaaaataatcACTTAATtagacataaacgtattcatacaggagagaagccatactgctgtggtatctgtggtaaatcattctctcaaaatggtgAATTAATTCGGCACAAACAAATCCATACaagtgagaagccatatcactgtgacatttgtggtaaatcattctctcgaaatgatctcttaacaaaacacaaaaatattcatactggtgagaagccatatctctgtgatgtttgtggtaaatcattctctcagatcagtcacttaactagacacaaatacattcatacaggagagaaaccatatcattgtgatatttgtggcatatcattctctcaaaaaagtaACTTagttgcacatatatgtacacgaacTCAAGAATAA
- the LOC106875616 gene encoding uncharacterized protein LOC106875616, whose protein sequence is MAHYKNAESNESDEELYSNIPGYATDINFYPNLSEDKNEYFPPPVRRSERLKKFSSEESLKHSSDRQRKRNVGRNEDIINKNNAESTQSSEELYPNIPRKAAGINLYPNLSKDKNEHSPSSVRRNKRFPIYSSERQGRQNVGWNEDIKNKNVRNNINTGHFQSGESAVPHKWIFGLITLILLSLGMLLGFSKGNEKENVTNINFGNLKSKFKTQSNRVWTILKASTNHIIAAEEPDRPAVIMMVLPNKESELMALCLAQHLSHDLNKILKGQATSATSYPFINGSNFINYEISDQKLKLDNSIQDIINQWKSVIITHLEKFHSQTVMFFHGICDTTEAKYKRIAVIFLLETSYGITNEAELALYLENLWSDMDRIKIKPLLSRLANNVIFLNQDKGFTTCL, encoded by the coding sequence atggCACACTACAAAAATGCAGAATCTAACGAATCTGATGAAGAACTATATTCTAATATCCCAGGTTATGCAACTGATATAAATTTCTATCCAAATCTCTCagaagataaaaatgaatatttcccACCTCCTGTCAGACGAAGCGAAAGGCTCAAGAAGTTTTCATCTGAAGAATCCCTAAAACATAGCAGTGACAGACAAAGGAAGCGAAATGTAGGTAGAAAcgaagatataataaataaaaataatgctgaATCCACCCAATCTAGTGAAGAACTGTATCCTAATATCCCACGTAAAGCAGCTGGTATAAATCTCTATCCAAATCtttcaaaagataaaaatgaacatTCCCCATCTTCTGTCAGACGAAACAAACGTTTCCCAATATACAGCAGTGAAAGACAAGGGAGGCAAAATGTAGGTTGGAacgaagatataaaaaataaaaatgtaagaaataacaTTAACACAGGACATTTTCAGTCTGGAGAGAGTGCTGTACCTCATAAATGGATTTTTGGCTTAATCACTTTGATTTTACTTTCTTTAGGAATGCTTTTGGGTTTTTCTaaaggaaacgaaaaagaaaatgttacaaatataaattttggcaatctaaaaagcaaatttaaaaccCAGTCAAATCGTGTTTGGACTATCCTGAAAGCCAGTACGAATCACATCATAGCAGCAGAAGAACCTGATAGACCAGCTGTGATTATGATGGTTTTACCAAATAAAGAATCTGAACTTATGGCACTTTGTCTAGCTCAACACTTGTCACATGATCTCAACAAAATTCTTAAAGGGCAAGCCACATCAGCTACTTCATACCCTTTTATTAATGGTTCCAATTTTATAAACTATGAAATTAGTGATCAAAAATTAAAACTGGATAATTCCATACAAGATATTATTAATCAATGGAAGTCTGTGATAATTACTCACTTAGAGAAGTTTCATAGCCAAACTGTAATGTTTTTTCATGGTATCTGTGACACAACTGAAGCTAAGTACAAACGGATTGCTGTAATATTTCTACTGGAGACTTCTTATGGAATAACAAATGAAGCAGAGCTAGCATTATATTTAGAGAATTTGTGGAGTGACATGGACCGTATTAAAATTAAACCTCTTCTTTCACGGCTTGccaacaatgtaatatttttgaaCCAAGATAAAGGTTTTACAACCTGTTTGTAA